One Methanofollis sp. DNA window includes the following coding sequences:
- a CDS encoding chorismate mutase → MTLDEIRREIDAVDSRIIALIAERQAIAGRMAHEKYLAGAPVRDEGRRRALLERVFNEAVEKNINPVQVRTIFEILIEMSEERQHECTGEGNLP, encoded by the coding sequence ATGACACTCGATGAGATCAGGAGGGAGATCGATGCCGTGGATTCCCGGATCATCGCCCTTATCGCCGAAAGGCAGGCGATAGCCGGGCGGATGGCCCACGAAAAGTACCTTGCCGGGGCCCCGGTCAGGGACGAGGGGAGGAGGCGGGCGCTGCTCGAACGGGTCTTCAACGAGGCGGTGGAAAAGAACATCAACCCGGTGCAGGTGCGGACGATCTTCGAGATACTCATCGAGATGAGCGAAGAAAGGCAGCACGAGTGCACGGGGGAGGGGAACCTCCCCTGA